TACGTCGGCCTCGATCTGGACCCCCAGGGCCTTGAGGAGGTCAGCAGAGCCACTTTTTGAAGAAATGGAACGGTTGCCATGTTTGGCGACAGTGACGCCACACGCCGCCACCACAAAGGAGACTGTTGTGGAGATGTTGAATGTCCCCAAGGCGTCGCCACCCGTGCCGCAAGTGTCCACGACACGTCCAGGGGCGTGTACGGCGACGGCCTTTTGCCGCATGGCTTGCACCGAACCGGCAATCTCGTCGACACTCTCCCCTTTCATGCGCATGGCCACCAGGTAAGCGGCAATCTGGGCATCCGTGGCTTGACCGGACATGATTTGATCCGTGACTTGCCGGGCTTCTTCCTGTGTCAAATCGCGTCTGGATACAACCCGGGCAATGGCTCCCTGGATGTTCATCAGGACAACTCCTGTTCAGGGTGAAGATGATTGCTGGTAACGATTCACCACCCGGCAACGCATCGGGGTCCAGGGGGCAGGCCCCCTGGCAGGTCCAGGACAGAGTCCTGGTGGGGTTCGGGGCGAAGCCCTGAGAAAGGCTTTCATGTCCAAGCCTTTCTTGAAAGGGTGCCGAATAGTTACGATTGCTGAAGAAAATTGCGCAACAGGGCGTGGCCATGCTGTGTCAGAATGGACTCCGGATGAAACTGGACGCCCTCTACAGGCATGCTTTGGTGCTTCAAACCCATGATCAATCCGTCTTCAGTCCAGGCTGTCACCTTCAGGCAAACCGGCAACGTCTCCCTTTCCACCACCAGAGAGTGGTAACGGGTGGCATCGAAAGGGCGTGGGATGCCGGAAAAAACGCCTATATCGTGGTGATGAATCGGCGACGTTTTGCCATGCATGACATACGGGGCCCTGACAACCTTGCCACCAAAGGCCTGCCCAATGGCCTGATGCCCCAAACAAACCCCCAGAATGGGAAAACGTCCACCAAACTGGCGAATGACCTCCAGAGTGATCCCCGCCTGATCCGGGGCACAGGGGCCTGGAGAGAGAACGATGTGGTCCGGGTTGAAGAGGGTTATCTCCTCCAACGTTATGGCATTGTTGCGAAAAACACGAACATCCTGTCCAAGTTCACCGAAATATTGGACCAGGTTGTAGGTAAAGGAGTCAAAATTATCGATCATGAGAACCATGGCCGCCTACTCCAGATCTGTCTGAACCATATGAACGGCGCGGAAAATGGCTCGGGCTTTGTTGAGGGTTTCTTCATATTCGCGGGCCGGGTCGGAGTCAGCCACGATGCCGGCGCCAGCCTGGATGAAAAGGGTCGAATCCTTGATCACGGCTGTGCGAATGGTCAGGGCCAGGTCCATGAATCCCCTGGAGGTGAGGTAACCAACCGCCCCCGCATAGGGTCCACGGCGGGAAGGTTCCAACTCCTCTATGATCTCCATGGCGCGGATTTTGGGTGCTCCACTGACCGTGCCAGCCGGAAAGGTGGCGGCGATGATGGAAAAACTGTCAAGGTCAGGCCGCAGACGCCCCTCGACATTGGAGACAATGTGCATGACGTGGGAATAACGCTCGATGACCTTGATTTCGGTGACCTTGACGCTGCCCGTTACGGCGACGCGCCCCACGTCGTTACGTCCCAAATCCACCAGCATGATATGCTCGGCCAACTCCTTGGGATCAGCCAACAGATCCTGTTCCAGTTCGAGATCTTCCTTGGGGGTGGCGCCCCGTGGACGGGTTCCCGCAATCGGTCGGACCGTCACCACATCCCCTTCCTGACGCACCAATATCTCCGGGCTGGATCCTACCAACGCAAAATCATCCGCCTGGAGCAGAAAGAGGTAGGGGGATGGGTTGGTCGTGCGCAAGGCCCGATAGAGGGAGAGGGGAGATCTGGCATACGGGATTGACAACCTCTGGGAGAGCACCACCTGCATGATGTCCCCGGCAGCGATATACTCCTTCGCACGGGCTACGGACGATTCGAATTGCTCGCGAGTGACTTCGGAAACGAACGCCTCCTCCCGCAGTGCGTGGGTCATGGGAGGTGTTGCGGGTATGGGCAGCGGCTTGCGAAGGGTGGATACAATCGCCGCAATGCGCTCGACCCCGCGTTGATAGAGCGTTTCCGGATCAGAGGGGTCCGTGATGAGTACGTTGGCCACCACGTTCATCTTGCCGGACAGATTGTCAAAAATCACCACCGTCTCGGGAACCATGAACAGCGCATCGGGCAACCTAAGACGATCCGGATTTTCATCCGGGATTTTTTCAAAACAGCGCACCACGTCATATCCCAAATATCCCACCGCACCCCCTTGGAACGGAAAAGGGAGGTCAAGCCCGGTGGTTTGGAAGCCAAGCATGAACTCTTTGAGGGCCTGCATGATGTCTTGGCAGGGGATGGTGTGCGGGGACGCCTGCCCCTGGCGGTGGATCTCCACCCTTTGACCAAAGGCCTTGAAAATGGCCAGGGGGCGGATTCCGATCATGCTGAAACGGCCCCATTTTTCCCCGCCCTGAACCGACTCAAGAAGGAAGCTGTAGGGATCCTTTCCCGCCACCTTGAGGAAAACAGAGACCGGGGTATCCAGATCAGCCAAAATTTCCCGATAGACAGGAACCA
This region of Magnetococcales bacterium genomic DNA includes:
- the trpE gene encoding anthranilate synthase component I encodes the protein MAPRCASKGVGFLIQREGGVKGFDFDFFRGVIYGVKNANEFVSFAGGSFELSEQESPFLIHPSLAQFRVLAGRDKLVPVYREILADLDTPVSVFLKVAGKDPYSFLLESVQGGEKWGRFSMIGIRPLAIFKAFGQRVEIHRQGQASPHTIPCQDIMQALKEFMLGFQTTGLDLPFPFQGGAVGYLGYDVVRCFEKIPDENPDRLRLPDALFMVPETVVIFDNLSGKMNVVANVLITDPSDPETLYQRGVERIAAIVSTLRKPLPIPATPPMTHALREEAFVSEVTREQFESSVARAKEYIAAGDIMQVVLSQRLSIPYARSPLSLYRALRTTNPSPYLFLLQADDFALVGSSPEILVRQEGDVVTVRPIAGTRPRGATPKEDLELEQDLLADPKELAEHIMLVDLGRNDVGRVAVTGSVKVTEIKVIERYSHVMHIVSNVEGRLRPDLDSFSIIAATFPAGTVSGAPKIRAMEIIEELEPSRRGPYAGAVGYLTSRGFMDLALTIRTAVIKDSTLFIQAGAGIVADSDPAREYEETLNKARAIFRAVHMVQTDLE
- a CDS encoding aminodeoxychorismate/anthranilate synthase component II, whose protein sequence is MVLMIDNFDSFTYNLVQYFGELGQDVRVFRNNAITLEEITLFNPDHIVLSPGPCAPDQAGITLEVIRQFGGRFPILGVCLGHQAIGQAFGGKVVRAPYVMHGKTSPIHHHDIGVFSGIPRPFDATRYHSLVVERETLPVCLKVTAWTEDGLIMGLKHQSMPVEGVQFHPESILTQHGHALLRNFLQQS